In Mauremys reevesii isolate NIE-2019 linkage group 9, ASM1616193v1, whole genome shotgun sequence, the genomic stretch TATGATGGCAAAGCATTAGCAAAACAGAGAGAGGTTTTCCTGTGGCTTACAACATGATTAGATCAAGCTTCATATTTTCTGCTTTCCTTGAAGAATTGTATTACTTACCTAATTATCAATTCATTGTTTTTCCTGTCTTTACTGATTATAACTGATTCAGAGTGGGATGCCAGGAGTAATATAGGGCCACTGAATACAGTATATGCTACTCACTTTTGAGCTATCACTGAACCAGATACTATGTTTAAAATACTTTACCATTTAAGtgtagtgtttttgtttttttcccatagAAAATAAACAGTTGCTGGATTTCAAAATCCCTCAGACATTTTACTACTTCTGGCAGCCTCTGCTAAAGGGCCTCCAGTCCCGAAACTTTACACAGACCCTGCTAGAGAAAATGTTTGCTGACCTGAAGCAGTgttctgaatcttcagaacacaGGCCTCAGTACCTGATCAACTGGGTGGCTGAGATTTTGACTGCCAACACCAAAGCTAAAGCCAGTAAGTGAGTCTGAAATTCTTTAGATTCTATATGAAGATGGCTTTAAAATCCTCTCCTGTTTCAGTGCAAGGAATGGGAAAGATGATACTTCTTTCAAGTCAGAAATTCAGGATCCTAATTGTACTGGTCACATTAATTTACTATGGCTTTCAAGATCTTGGTTTTCATGCTTTTTAACTTGCACTTTCTGGGTACCGTTTAGTTCATTGTAATATATGGAAAAATGATTCCCAAAACTTCATTATGGGTTTTATCAAGACTTGAAAGGTGGTAATTTTTCCTGTAAGGGACCAATGCCCCAGCATGGTGTTGACAGCAATGCACTGCTAAAGTTCTGTTTTATACATAAAACCTGAACCAGTAGTTTTGTTATTACAGATGCCAGTTGGACTTCTCATAATACGCAGTTCTTAGGAATCCCTGGCTTCTAGTGCTGTGCTCAGGCCACTAGGTCATACAGTGCTGCTTTTGCAACACCCCGGGGTTACTCTTAGTGTCCTGACCAGACCCCACTATGGCTGTTCTCATTTTGTTCTTCCTACTTATGCATATGTTGCCTTTGGGTGAGCTgtgcttcacttcctgtcctaaacttttTAGAGTTGCTGAAACTGCCAGATATTCGTATGTTGTGTCTCactccagaggcagctgcattccaCAGCTGGTTGGAATGATGGCCTGTAAAGCACGTTAACTCTGCCTCTTAAGggtgaaaggtgctatagaaatgtaAAAGGTTGGTTATAAACATGTTTTTCTTACTTTGAGAGTCCCctcttcatctttttttttttttttttaaagggaggaaAGTGAGACGCCTTTCACAGAGTCAGATAAACAAAAGGAAGCTGTTTCACCGTAGAGTTTCCTTGCAGTGGATAAAGCTTATTGATGAATGTTTGGAAGCTCCTTGCTGGGCGACCCCACACCTCCTGCAGCGGTAGGTGTGACCCCCATCtctttgaaaaagaaaagaggggacaggaagcagatcATATGCAACCTGCTCAGAGACATTGAAAAGTAGTATGTTCAGTTGTGGCTGGGACTCCTTCACTGACCTGCTGTCACCTCTGTGGAAACCCTTTGGTGTATACTAAACCTATATTGTTTCTGCTCTGCTCTCCACTGGTGCTACAAGAgagaaagcagcagaatttttCAGGTCTCTCTTTCAAAAAACTAATTTAGTAGAGTAGAGAAACTAGAAATtggtgacaaaaaaaaaatccacatttgagATATCCGAAAAGCAATATAGGCAAAGAATCATGATGAAGCTGGTTGAGGTTAACAAAGTAGTGAGAGCTTATAAGGGTTGTAATCTGTGCTTTTTCATGAAAATcattaggggggaaaaaagaaaaaaaaatcagaatatttaAGAAAACAAAGAGGGAGAGTAAGTAGCCTAGGACCCCACTCAGCTTGGGAGGATTACCACCTCTGTCATGTGCACCATCTCGATGGCATGAGAGAGCAGGTTTAGAAGAGCCCCAGTTTAAGAGCTGCTGGATTCCATAAGCCTCTGTCCTGGAGTCTCTTCTTGCTTGTAATGCTTTGGTTCCCTCCTTCTCTTTCTAGGATCCTGTCAGACATGGAGCCTCCTTTGCCTTCAGATGCTCAGGAGAACCTTCTCTATCTCTCCTCCATCTACACCCAAGAAGGAGGCTCTCTCTCCAGTCCAGGCTCTTCATCAGACAGCAGCGGGCAGCCAATTTACACCACTGAGAGCTTACAGTGGAAGGCCAGACAGGAGAGTCAGGCCAAAGGCCATAGGGTGGAAAGGCGAGAAACTGtactgggtggtgttggtgagGAAGaagacaatggggaggaggaagccgAGGAGGAAGAGATGGAAGCTGAGCCAACGCCTTTTGAGGAACTTCTTCATGTTGATAACATGATGGTTATTGCTGAGAAAAGGGCAGCACTACATGGGTCCATCTGGCAGATCAGTGCAGGTAAAAGTGATCTGAAGACTTATTCTGATGTCCTGGGTCTCTCTTTGTCACCACTAAATATAAATTGAAATGCACAGTGGGCCCCTCAGTCCTCTCAGCCTGGTTAAGACTGAAGCTTACTTCAAATCCATGTTAAAGCTAAATCCCTGTAAACTGGTTTTTTCACAGTCTGCCACTTATGGGCAGCTCCCTTCTTGTGGCTCCCATGACACTGTGGTTACTTTTTACAGGTACACACTGCTAGTGCTTCATTAACTTTCATATCACTGTGGTTAAAATTCCAGTTTACCTCGTTGATGGAGAAGGGTGTGGAGTTAGCGGTGAGCAGCAAAGCAAATATGAACATTTCATGGACTTTGGCAATACATGCTGAAAGCCTCCCCTTATCAGACCAAGAGttcattaaaaatgttatttatgtATTTCCAGTGGTGTGCAAAGTGCTTTTCAGACAAGTACCATGCTCCAGGAAGCTTGCAGTATACACAGCCAACATACAAATGGAAGCAATGAGACAAGAAATTCAAGGAGCAAATGGGGTCTTAGAAGCCAGAAGGGGGACCACAcaagatcatctagtttgacctcctgtatatcacaggccaccaacaccacccagtaaccgcacactaaacccaacaactggaaTTAGACCAAAGTTTTACAACCCTTAGGAGATTAAACTGTTATGTTTAGGGCAGTTTAGCAAGCACATTGTTAGTTCTAAGACTAAGTCCCACTACTATTGAATACTTATTTTTTGAGGGGCTAGGAAGATTTTAAGATTTACAGGGTTCATTGAAGAAGCACGATTTGTTGAAGActtttgtggggggagggcatGGGGAGGAAAGAACTGGTGAGTCAGATCAGGGAAGGCATTCCAGATACATTCGCAACAATGCAAAAGGCAATTAACTCAGATACTTTTCCTAAGtacattattttttatattaagcAATTACCTTTAATCAAATTGATGTTGGGTCACTAGAGTTGAATGTTCAGGTGAGTGGGAGAATGAAGTAACAGTGAAATGAGCAACTTTTCCATGGTAAGCAGGAGTTGGAAACATTCGGTTCACATTCTGTGGCTGGCTGGAATAGAGAACCTTTTCAGTGCTGTGTTTGCTTTGTGTGCATGGCTCTGCCAACGTGGTTCTGTTATATTGGTTCCACTTTCAGTAGCTTGACAAGTGAGGTTGCTCTGTTTTGCCCTTCTTcctgcaccctccacccccattccccgTTGGGCTAACATTCTTACTTGGAACATGAAATACCACTTATTTTTTTAGATTGATCAGGTTCCTGTTCTCCCCTCTCCAAAGTAGCAGCCATCCCTTTATCAGGAAAGCAGACAGGTTTTGAGAAGCCTTGCTTTCCAAACAATGATATGTGACACACCTATGTTTGACTTGGCTTATGAAATTTGGGAGGTGTCTTGGATTTGGCATTATCTGCTGAACTTTGAATATGAGGTACAAACAAACAGCCTCATTACTGCTGTCCAAGTTGGCACACTGTCACGGGGACTATCAGAAACTGAATAAAGGAGTAGGAAGTGGTGGGGAAGATGTAACTGTGCCCATCATTGTTGTAAGAACCTACCAGCTGATAAGAGGATGTGTACTTTCCAGGGATTGATATGTTCCCTCTTTTTCACGTTCCCTCCCAGTCATGTGCAGAAGATTCTTTACAGGTTATTCAGGGTTCCCCCAGCTTTTATCTTGCTTCCCTTCTATTCTGTAGGGCAAGTTCCTGTTTTCAATTACTACTGTATTTTCCTAACACTTCTAGGCTAGGACTTCTAAAGAGGCTAAGTTCAATGGGAGGTTGGTGTCAAACTCCCCTATGCTtttttgaaaaatcccagtttGAACCCCCCTTATCTTGAGTGATCTTGTTGCAATTATCCAACTCCCATTTGGTTAAAATATATTTCCTCTTTTCTGCTTCTGTCTTTGCTGATGGGGATACCAGCAAAGAGGTTACTGTGGGTGGAAACCAAAGGAGCAAACTGCTGGTGGCAAACATGCAGCTTTCTGCTCCTTAAAATAGGGGAGTGCCTTACATGTGTGCAAGTGGCTCTTTCCGTGTACtaggttttggatttttttttttaggaaccaAATCAGGTGCTTTTCCAAAGTGTAAAGTTGAATTAACGCACAAGAACAGTTTTGCTAGTTTTCAAATGCCACAagtaaatttttaaataaataaataaatgaaattgcTCTAGAACGTGACTCTGAAGAagacttgggggtcatggtggataatcagctgaacgtgagctcccagtgcgatgctgaggctaaagGGGCTAATGTGTGCCTTAGATCCATAAATGGGAATCTcaaataggagcagagaggttattttacctgtgtatttggcactggtgcaatcaCTTCTGGAatgctgtgttcagttctggtgtccacagttcaagaaagatgttgataaattcaggagagttcagagaagaatgATTAAGTTACAGTTTCTGATCTTTTATTGTAATCgattcaaggagctcaaactTTTAATGAAGAACAATGCTAAAGGATGACTTGATCAGCGTCTATAAGTATCTGCtacatgggaacaaatatttgataatgggatcttcaatctagcagagaaaggtatagcatgatccaatggttggaagatGAAGCACGACAAactgactggaaataaggtgtaaatttttaacagtggggtaattaaccattggaacagttttctaagggttgtggtggattctccatcactggcaacttttaagtcaagattggatatttttctacaagatctgctctaggaattattttggggaagttctattgcctgtgttatacaggagatcagactggatgacaagaatggtcctttctggccttgtaATCTATGGGATTTAATAACTCAGAGTATCCCAAAATGTTTGGACAAGCTGCACTTTGGAGAAGCAGCAGAAGTCAGAATCAAAATTTGGAGATATTATTCCCAAATGTATGCTACACAATTCTTGCATGAGATATGAAATGCACGAACAGCCCATATACTGTTTTCTGAAGTTTATTTAGAAAGCGCACGCTTCTTGTTTTGTACCATGAATGTTGTTTTCCTACCCAGATGGAGTGCAGTGGAAAGACTTTCCTCTTGGGAAACTTCCAGGTCAGACAGATGACCCTGATAGCCTGTTGGTGGATAGTTATTCTATGATGTCCATGCTCGATCAGCCAGTAACAAGAGGCGACGGAAGGAACTCCCCCAGTACAAAGTAAGTAGTGGTATGGGTGGGGGTTTCTGCCATTATGCCATCAAGTACATGTTGTTTATGCTCAGCCCTGCACCACCACAAGAAGGGTCTGAGACAGCTGTTCCTGTTAATAGCTGTAGCAGTTTGAGAAATGTTtaattgttctctctctctctctctctctctctgtctgctaGCATTTCATTGACTTCTAGTCTGAGGATACAGGAAGAGGTTGGAGAGGGttactttaaattaaaaaaaaaaaagtctgttttgaGCAAAATGCTTGGCTGAATCTCACAGGAAAAAGGCAGAGGGCACAGAGACCTTTACCTTGACAAGATAAATTAACATGGTAATGTGGTAGTCCACACTGTACTATTTTAACCACTGGCAAATTCATTCAGTGATGTCACTGGGTAAAATACGCTCTCCCAGCAACTACTATCACTACCTCCTACCCAGATCCCTCAAGTTAAGTTAAAAATCCAAGTAACCAGAACAGCAGCTCTATGATGTGATGTGGTCAGGATGCCTTTAATGGAAAGCAGCATGGTCTTGTGGTTTAAGCCCTGCGTGGaagccaggagacctgggttgtGTTCCTGGCTCTCGCACATACAGCATAACCGTAGGCAGGTCATTTAACCTCTTTGTGCATCAGTTTTCCCATATTAGCCTACCTTGCATGGGATAGGTGTTGAGACTTAATGAACAAGTGTTTGTAAAAGCACTTTGAGGTACTCAGGTGGAAGGGACTAAAAGAGAAATCAGTCTTATCACAGAGGGCTACAGGAAATGGGTAACTGCAGAATATATGTCGTAATATAGAATGGTGCTTCTTTTACATAACCATGGAGATGAATATGCCTGGAAATCGGTGTGAGCAAACAGAAACTTGGCTCACTTCATGTGCTCAATGTGACTATTACAAAATGTTTACTGAATGAGTTCATTATCAATGTAGTACAGTCTCAGCTATCCAGTCTCTGGTTAACCACAGTTGAGTCAGGCATCCCTGATGGCTATTCTCAtcatgctttgtgtgtgtgtgtgtgtgtttttctgtaAACCTTCAAAAAAATCAGGGACGAAAATTATCTTTGCCTGGCAGTGACGTATACACCCTCTGAATCTCATCCAGCATCTCACTATGCATTTTTAGAAAGCAGTGGCAGTCATTTTCTGAATGGAGGAATTGTACCCTACACTAATCTTTGTTCCCTTTATCTTCTTCCACCAAGTATAATTGAGAGAAGTTTTTTTGTAATTGCCACCATTATAAAAGcagcttttttttcctgtctgaGAATCTGTGTTGTCGTTTCTTTGCAGCTCAgcattgttgtttttttaacctgtTGGACAGTTAAATGCTTGAAAGAAGCAATACAATTTATACTAGCCAAAgatctgccctcccacccccggtTGTGTCCAGACTCAATGAAGAATTACAGGGTGTGCTGGAGATGGTAGTATTGGAGGAAGCTTTAGCTGAGTCTTTTCTTGTTGGGAATGGGACTGCTCTGGTTAATGTGGAGTTAGCAATTCCATTTTAAGACTTTTTAACTTGTCTATGGTATTTGCCCTTTTAATCTAATAGCTCTGCCATGGCAAGGCTGTTTCACTGTCAAATCAATTTTGTCTCTTACATTGCAGTATAGGGGCACAGAAATTGTTACTTCTTAGAAAACAAAatactgtatatacttgttcattagcccatttgtttataagctgaccccccaaaACAGatagggtcatacagtttttgctatttttacctttcataagccgaccctatatttcaggggttggaaaactttggctcccggcccatcagggtaagccgctggcgggttgggacgttttgtttagttggagtgtctgcaggcatggagcccctcagcaacctgtggccgcagttcgccgctccaggccaatggggtggcgggaagtggcgcgggccgaggaatgtgctggccgctgcttcctgccacctatattagcctggagcggcgaactgtgggccagtgggagccatgattggctgaacctgcggacgtggcaggtaaacaaaccggcctggcgggctgtgtgccaaaggttgctgatccctgtattagatattcaattcaatgattccatagagtttaaaatcatcaaattttggtgtagacccatttataagccaacccccactctttgatgtgtcacttttttaccagaaatatttggcttatgaatgagtatatatagTATAAGTAAATGGTAGTTCCTGCATTCCTACCCATTGCATTTGTGATAGCTACCACACTGAAAACCTTTagacccaggggttctcaaactggtctGTAAAGCCTGTCCTAGTATTCTGAAGAAGGAAACTTGAGATCCATATATTTCAGGATTGGGGTGTTGGGAGAGTGAGTGGGTCTGTGAAGTCTCTTGCACATCATTGGCCCACAGAATGAACAAGATCTAGAACAATTGTTGGTGTCTTTCAGGCTACGGAATATACAGACAAGTTCTTCTTACCTCAGGCAAAAACAAGCCTTCAGTAAAGAGACCAAGTGGATTGTGTGGACTGTAGTTTACTGCATGCAATTCAAGGAATTTTGTCCACTTGGTTACTGTAACTGAAGCAGCTATGGCAATTACAGTTGCTATGGAATAATTCATGCTCATTAGATATTCTTGTAGTGCAAGGTGACCTTTCTGAGCTGGCTTTGGATGTTGCTGTGTGTTGCATCAGGTTAACCCTTGGAGAGCAACAGCCCCATTTTCCAATTGGAACTCCTCAATTTATCCCATCATCAGATCAGTCTGCCTCAGTCATAgaaactctgtgtaagctcgaaagcttctctctctcaccaatggaagttggtccaataaaatatattacttctcCCATCTTGTCGCCGTCACAGTAAGCACAGATGGTCAACTGAATGGAGCCACAATAGTACACTTTCCTCTTAGTCCGCCCCAAGGACTGTGTTGCTGCTTGATTGGTCAGGGTAAAATTAGACATTGGTGTGTTTGGTAATTAAAGTGAGATCTCCAACCCCTCAGACTTGTAGCATATTGCTTGTTTTCCAAGTCACCCAAGCCATGAACTCTAACCATCACAACATGTTTCATGTAGGGCAAATCTTGGAATTTAGAgatctatttttaattaaatctcTATATCCCAAAATTGATACTGCTGGGTATGGAGCCTTTTCCTTGAAGAATACAATATCTAGCTATACAACTAATATTTAGATCGATGAGAGAAGACATCAGATTGGGGAGCTGTGGTAGAACTTTAGTTTTGTCACATTGACAACAAATGGTCTGATAGGAGACTGGTTGCTTGTTCTTTAATGGTCACTCATTTCCCATCAGTAGATTTAAGACTTGTCTACACGGTCCCACATTTCGGACTACAGGGGGCATGGATTGCAGTGTGTGCCAAAGCACTGCACTTTAACTCCCCTGTGTAGTTGTTGcaggcatgaactaaaaggtacctggTTCACATTAACATAGTTCTGTTTGAAGATGAAGATGATTATATTAACATGAACTACATAGTTCATGCCTGCGGCATCCACAGGGGGGAGTTAGAGCACAGCACTATGGGGCACACTGAGGTTCATCCCCCTCCCGCTCCAGTCAAAACTGCAGGGCCATGTAGACAAACTCTTGGTTTTGCTCTACAGTAGAGACTCCTGCTTATGGAAGCTTCAATAAAACACGTGAAAGAATTGTATGATTCATTCCTCAGGTTTGATTTCAACTTGTTACTCTAGATGCCAGCTGCAGAATATGCCCTTTGATTAACCCGGGTAGGCATaatgagaaccactgtgctagatgaACCGGAAGTGTGTCTTGTTTTCTCCATTCCTGACCACACCCAGCTACTGCAaagggacgggggtggggaaaAAGGGGGGAAGTCTTTGCTCCCCTCCTTGTGCGGGGAGGAGTGGGCATAGAAGGTCTCTACAGCTTTCCACCCTTCCGTTCAGAGTTGCTAGAAACGAGAGGGGATCTCTCCCCACCCTACATGCTCTCTTCTTcaccctcccccattccccaGTCACTCCTACACCTCTACAACTCATAACATTAAGGGACAGTGAAAGCAAACAGATTTGCTTTTTGCTGAGTTGCTGGAAGGAAACACAAGAGGCAGCAATTCTCTCCTCCATTGTTtggaaagaggggaggaggggaagaacaaATACTCATCACCACAAAGTGCCTCCCTCAGACATCAAGTCCATGCTTGTAGTACTGCTGTGGGAGCCACTCTGGTTATTGTCACAGCTGCTTTCTGAGCAGCAATGGCATTGACCACATTCTAGTCACTTTCACTCCACTCCTGCCAGCTTACACCCACTCCCCACAGAATGTTTCCTACTTGCCAACATCAAGCTATGGCCACACTTAGCGCTTCACAGTGCTGCCGCGGGagtgctcccgcggcagcgctttgaagtgcgagtgtggtcggagTGCCAGcgccgggagagagctctcccagcgctgtccgtactccacctccctatggggattaacgtacagcgctAGGAGCCATGCttccagcgctggggctctgatcacactggcgctttgcagcgccgcaacttgcagcgctggagggggtgttttttcacaccctgctgcagtgctgcaaatctgcaagtgtagccatggcctcagcTGCAGTTTTCAAGCGTTGCTTATAAATCACTGTACTAGAATTTTACAGAGTTATCTAACATTGGCTGTAATGTCTGAGTTGTAGGAATCCTACAGGCACTGGTTCCAATGTTTGTGATTGTGGAAAGGTAGACTCCAGGGGCACCAGAACAGGGGACACCAGGGCCCCATCACTTCTAAACACTTTTACAGGCCGTAAGGGTAAGCGatggggtgttgggggggtgCGGAGAGGAGTGAGTGTGGGgtagtgcaggggcagggcctcaggagaAGGAGCAGTACGGGGGCAGGGCCCCCCACTTTGAGGGAGCTTCTGTCGCTCCTTGTAGACTCACCATTGGTGTGCCCTCTCGTGGCTGGCAGCTCTCAGCTCTAGTGGTCCTGCTGATAGTCCGCCCCTGCAGTGGTCCATCCCCTCTCAAGACTCAGTCTTGCAGCCAGGTCACACTTAGTCCCATCTCTTCCAGTGTAGCAAAGTACAACAAGAAATTCCAAACTCTTGCATCAGGTCTCTGATCTTTGACTCTGGACCCAGTGGTCATCACACCACCTCTCAAGGCTCTGAATTTTCATTATGTGCATCTCAGGGGCTTGACACCACTTTTttagtggctggtaggggaacccagacccatCCTCTACACAGGAACCCCTGAATGGGCAGCCAAGCTCTGCCAAACACAGTCCTGCTTCCCTGGATTCCTTCCTACCATAGCCTTTCTTCCAGCTCCCTCTGGGCTCTTTGTAATAAGAAACACGATCCAGGGCTTCTCCCCACAGGTCCGGTTTCTCATCCTGGTGTCATGGTCAACCACAAGAGCTTGCTTCAGTCATGTGTCTTCAGCTGTCTTCCCTCCCCAACCTTCCTCATTGCCCTGCAGGAGCCTTCCTGTTCACCACAGGTCTCTCTAACAACAAAATAGTGACTATAGATTTCttgcctctctccctgcagcaccttGCTATGGTAGATTTCCTCTCTTTATAGCCATTACCCAGCTAGGAATCATCGTTAATAAGGGCGTGCCCACCTTCCAGGTGTAGCCAGCTGGATTAATTGGTCTTTCAAGCCCACATTAACCCTTCCACCACCTGTATGGGGTACATACATCATCACATAGATTGACAAGAAGGAAAAAACTCTTTGCATTTAGAGTCTGTGAACAGTTCCTTACAAGTAGAAAGCAGAAATGGCCTTAGACACTGTGTATGACACCAGGGAACACCTGGTTCTTGCTCACCTGCTGTTTTGAGTATTGTATTCTCTTAGCATTGCTGCACCTGATCACTCTTCCTCATTTCTTTAGCTGCTTATGTGAAATTCATTTGCTGTATTAAATACTGCGAGGTAGTTCAAGCTATTGTAATTGCACAACAAAAGGAAGTAGCGGGTGAATACTATGATACTACTGCTAGCAACTGTTCCTCTCCCATGGAAGTTGATGGAACGTAACCTTTGGTACATCAGAGTTGGACTGGGCCATGTTGATTAAATGGATTTTGGGACATAAAATAACCTATCAGCAGGGGCTGTAGCCATTTTCAGGGTAAAACCTGCCAGAGTTTCCTTGCAAAAACTGGAGAACTTCTAGagtgatttttcccccctcttctaTTTGTTGATACAACTTTTAAATGCAACACACCATTGTATCCTTAAATGGAAAGTGCAGTCGCGCGGCAAGGCTTACTGTGTGTAAAGTATTTCGAAAGTCTTGGTTGAAAGACACCAAATAATTGCAaagaattttattatttattttttagccAAAATTAAGGatcttaaaaaatgttttttaaatgaaaatgatgAGCAAGTAAAAGCTGTGACTCTAAAAAGTAGTCGCAACATGAAGAAATTCCTGGCAAACCCTTTGGGAGACTTTCCCCCAGACTGCATAATTTGTATAGGATGTTATATGTCAAGATTTAAAAGCCTACTCCTTATAACTGACTTTGCAGTTGTTCCAGGGGCTGttaagagaatatttaaaaaatcagGCTTGTAGTTGGTCCCAAATGACCCTTTCAGCCTGTAGAAGGCAGGAAGAGGGGTAAAAAGGCATTGCGACTTTAGAGCCATTGTACTTTTAAAACAGTAAAGGAAAAGGTTTTATGTAGGTAATTTGGTACAGAAATG encodes the following:
- the LAS1L gene encoding ribosomal biogenesis protein LAS1L isoform X2 codes for the protein MPLAVDCTADLIRCKILDTSGNLRSHELVLSYGLALVRFVNLITERKQKIVNIPLRRLAKEMNIPIWIVNLRHDLTHGKLPQLVACRKGCDVVLEWLRRTYWSRQLGNSLARECEEEQNEEVETAATETEVDSDSEEAQNPQPPGYQKHKELHEKVRELLVSYKNQQFGVLQELQSLRKARKAWCNSSSEVEWILAQIKDLLQESREVVAEALLDDGSLIPTVEQLETLNIKCEENKQLLDFKIPQTFYYFWQPLLKGLQSRNFTQTLLEKMFADLKQCSESSEHRPQYLINWVAEILTANTKAKARRKVRRLSQSQINKRKLFHRRVSLQWIKLIDECLEAPCWATPHLLQRILSDMEPPLPSDAQENLLYLSSIYTQEGGSLSSPGSSSDSSGQPIYTTESLQWKARQESQAKGHRVERRETVLGGVGEEEDNGEEEAEEEEMEAEPTPFEELLHVDNMMVIAEKRAALHGSIWQISADGVQWKDFPLGKLPGQTDDPDSLLVDSYSMMSMLDQPVTRGDGRNSPSTNNPELNGAVMEGLLWTQNDLHRIKSGLQLF